A region from the Diadema setosum chromosome 13, eeDiaSeto1, whole genome shotgun sequence genome encodes:
- the LOC140237210 gene encoding GTP:AMP phosphotransferase AK3, mitochondrial-like — MSRIFRAIIMGPPGSGKGTISSRIVAAFNLNHLSSGDLLRSQIQQKTEAGLHAKKFIDEGGLVPDDVMVKLITGELHKMSSSWLLDGFPRTVAQAEALSADQDIDSVVNLDVPFEVIIQRLEGRWLHPGSGRVYNLEWNPPKEPFKDDETGEPLIQRDDDKPATVKARLQAYEKLTRPVLDFYRSKGILKEFQGTESNKIWPHVESYLSTLLPKSS; from the exons ATGTCGAGGATCTTTCGAGCAATTATTATGGGCCCGCCAGGATCTGGCAAGGGTACCATTTCATCTCGTATTGTGGCGGCATTCAACTTGAACCACCTGTCCAGTGGGGACCTTCTCCGGAGTCAAATTCAACAGAAAACAG AGGCTGGACTTCATGCCAAGAAGTTTATTGATGAAGGTGGCTTGGTTCCAGATGATGTCATGGTGAAACTTATCACTGGAGAACTTCACAAGATGTCATCTAGCTGGTTGTTAGATG GGTTTCCACGAACAGTGGCACAGGCAGAGGCCCTGTCAGCGGACCAAGACATTGACTCTGTCGTCAACCTAGACGTGCCCTTTGAGGTAATAATTCAAAGGTTGGAGGGTCGATGGCTCCACCCAGGAAGTGGGCGGGTCTACAATCTGGAGTGGAATCCCCCAAAGGAGCCT TTTAAAGACGATGAGACGGGAGAACCCCTGATACAGCGAGATGATGACAAACCAGCCACGGTCAAAGCCAGGCTACAGGCCTATGAGAAACTCACCAGACCAGTCTTAGACTTTTACAG GTCCAAAGGCATCTTGAAAGAGTTCCAGGGGACCGAGTCCAACAAAATATGGCCCCACGTCGAGTCATACCTCTCAACTTTGCTTCCCAAGTCGAGCTGA